The following coding sequences are from one Triticum dicoccoides isolate Atlit2015 ecotype Zavitan chromosome 4A, WEW_v2.0, whole genome shotgun sequence window:
- the LOC119283594 gene encoding BURP domain-containing protein 12-like encodes AASSSVNPFTAKAAFIRYWNRKVPNNRPHPAFFVSKLSPLPAADAASFPSSLPDITARLPTLCSKAALLCPSSGVASLADRKGQFKSYSDANFTNYGSGAGAGTDGFSSYTPDVNVAADSFRRYGRDSSARADSFTGYEANGNVVTANFTSYAGGSTGGSGSFTAYAVDTNVPESKFTNYDAGANGRTRGFTSYSQEANHGESSFAGYGKSANSLRETFTSYGGDTNTLSSGFANYGESANGATDTFTGYGVEGNVPENTFRSYGAGGNAGVDTFKGYRDDANVGDDSFASYAKGANGGAAEFQSYGGSANQGSVAFKGYGEGTNRNHHIGFKQYAGDNTTFKGYAKTGVDFKEYHNTSSSVSVSAEATTSEHQHMKWSPEPGKFFRERELVAGNRMPMPDIRDKMPPRAFLPRDIARKIPFELNAVSEVFRVPLDTAMGKAVASTVAECERAPSQGETKRCATSAEDIVDFAVEMLGSDIVVHSTASTAGSGADIRLGNVTGVHGRKVTRPVSCHQSLFPYLVYYCHSVPKARVYEADITAADSGQKINHGVAICHLDTSDWSPAHGAFIALGGKPGKIEVCHWIFEGDMTWTVAD; translated from the coding sequence GCCGCGTCCTCCTCGGTGAACCCGTTCACGGCCAAGGCGGCCTTCATCCGCTACTGGAACCGCAAGGTGCCCAACAACCGCCCCCACCCGGCCTTCTTCGTCTCTAAGCTCTCCCCGCTGCCCGCCGCCGACGCTGCATCCTTCCCCTCCTCGCTCCCCGACATCACCGCCCGCCTGCCCACACTCTGCTCCAAGGCTGCTCTGCTATGCCCGTCCTCTGGTGTGGCGTCGCTGGCGGACCGGAAAGGCCAGTTCAAGAGCTACAGCGACGCCAACTTCACCAACTACggctccggcgccggcgccggcaccgACGGGTTCAGCAGCTATACCCCGGACGTCAACGTCGCCGCCGACTCGTTCCGCCGCTACGGCCGGGACTCGTCGGCGCGGGCCGACTCCTTCACCGGCTACGAGGCTAACGGCAACGTCGTCACCGCCAACTTCACCTCCTACGCCGGCGGCTCCACTGGCGGGTCGGGCTCCTTCACCGCCTACGCCGTGGACACCAACGTCCCGGAATCCAAGTTCACCAACTACGACGCCGGGGCCAATGGGCGGACCCGCGGGTTCACATCCTACTCCCAGGAGGCCAACCACGGGGAGAGCAGCTTCGCCGGCTATGGCAAGAGCGCCAACAGCCTGCGGGAGACCTTCACCTCCTACGGCGGTGACACCAACACCCTCAGCTCCGGCTTCGCCAACTATGGCGAGTCCGCCAACGGCGCCACCGACACCTTCACGGGATACGGTGTCGAGGGGAACGTACCCGAGAACACGTTCCGGAGCTACGGTGCCGGCGGCAATGCCGGAGTGGACACGTTCAAGGGGTACCGCGATGACGCCAATGTCGGGGACGACAGCTTCGCCTCCTACGCCAAGGGTGCCAACGGCGGGGCCGCCGAGTTCCAGAGCTACGGTGGCTCGGCCAACCAGGGCAGCGTCGCCTTCAAAGGCTACGGCGAAGGCACCAACCGCAACCACCACATTGGGTTCAAGCAGTACGCCGGAGACAATACCACGTTCAAGGGGTACGCCAAGACCGGCGTTGACTTCAAGGAGTATCACAACACGTCAAGCTCAGTGTCAGTGTCGGCGGAGGCAACCACATCCGAGCATCAGCATATGAAGTGGTCTCCAGAGCCAGGCAAGTTCTTCCGGGAGAGGGAGCTGGTGGCCGGGAACCGAATGCCCATGCCAGACATCAGGGACAAGATGCCACCCAGGGCATTCCTGCCGAGAGACATTGCCAGGAAGATACCATTCGAGCTGAATGCCGTGTCAGAGGTCTTCAGGGTGCCCCTGGACACGGCGATGGGCAAGGCAGTGGCATCCACGGTAGCCGAGTGCGAGCGCGCGCCCAGCCAGGGCGAGACCAAGAGGTGCGCGACCTCAGCGGAGGACATTGTGGACTTTGCTGTGGAGATGCTAGGCAGTGACATTGTTGTGCACAGCACGGCCTCCACGGCGGGCAGCGGCGCGGACATCAGGCTGGGCAATGTCACCGGAGTCCACGGTCGCAAGGTGACACGGCCCGTATCATGCCACCAGAGCCTGTTCCCGTACCTGGTGTACTACTGCCACTCAGTGCCCAAGGCGCGGGTGTACGAGGCCGATATCACCGCCGCCGACTCTGGTCAGAAGATCAATCACGGGGTGGCCATCTGTCACCTTGACACTTCTGATTGGAGCCCAGCTCATGGAGCGTTCATCGCCCTTGGTGGTAAACCCGGCAAAATAGAGGTTTGCCATTGGATCTTCGAGGGCGACATGACATGGACAGTCGCAGATTGA